A DNA window from Engraulis encrasicolus isolate BLACKSEA-1 chromosome 3, IST_EnEncr_1.0, whole genome shotgun sequence contains the following coding sequences:
- the nfu1 gene encoding NFU1 iron-sulfur cluster scaffold homolog, mitochondrial, with product MASYSRVGRLWNISALIPRQLAIRSYATVLDRPLLKTPVTRRLLQPSPASNLLARNMFIQTQDTPNPNSLKFLPGRVVLETGTMDFAGPRDAYCSPLARHLFRIDGVKSVFLGPDFITITRADETMEWKVIKPDVFATIMDFFTTGLPVLNEEATQQADTAPSDDDDEVVAMIKELLDTRIRPTVQEDGGDVLYRGFEDGIVKLKLQGSCTSCPSSIVTLKSGIQNMLQFYVPEVESVEQVKDEEQEEEQGAKG from the exons ATGGCATCCTACAGTCGTGTTGGGAGGTTGTGGAACATTTCTGCATTAATACCGAGACA GCTCGCTATCCGCAGTTATGCGACTGTACTTGACAGACCCTTACTCAAAACGCCAGTCACAAGGAGACTGCTTCAGCCATCACCTGCCAGCAATTTACTTG CGAGAAACATGTTCATACAGACCCAAGACACACCAAACCCAAACAGTCTGAAGTTCCTGCCAGGGCGAGTGGTGCTGGAGACCGGGACAATGGATTTTGCTGGGCCTCGTGATGCGTACTGTTCTCCCTTGGCCAG GCATTTGTTCAGAATTGATGGCGTCAAAAGTGTTTTCCTGGGCCCAGATTTCATCACGATAACCAGG GCTGATGAGACCATGGAGTGGAAGGTTATTAAGCCGGATGTCTTTGCTACAATCATGGACTTCTTTACCACTGGACTTCCAGTCCTAAATGAGGAGGCAACACAACAAGCGGACACAG CTCCTTCAGATGATGATGACGAGGTGGTTGCTATGATAAAGGAACTTTTGGACACTCGTATCAG GCCCACAGTGCAGGAGGATGGCGGCGACGTCCTGTATAGAGGTTTTGAAGATGGCATCGTGAAGCTGAAGCTCCAGGGCTCCTGCACCAGCTGCCCCAGCTCCATAGTCACCCTCAAGAGCGGCATCCAGAACATGCTGCAGTTCTACGTTCCTGAGGTGGAGAGCGTGGAACAG GTGAAGGacgaggagcaggaagaggaacaAGGAGCTAAAGGCTGA
- the LOC134445994 gene encoding deoxyribonuclease-2-alpha-like, with amino-acid sequence MHVICLALLILYQVPEGSAEPISCYDDLGKAVDWYYLYKLPHHESRFDGLKYLFMDKATEGWADGRVLVNDSAGALGRTVGQLYQSTEVGYILYNDQPPTSTFEARRTGNVGRSGGHTKGVVVFDKKQGYWLVHSTPHFPPPQDAGVFSYPDTGVVNGQNFICVTYPLDHFQTIGEQLQINQPHVYGCHIPDSLAPSVQSMAKLCKHNQGQGERGNVSLVHQVTKITNRSVELTSLGGTTFVNFAKGATFANDLYHSWVAPALQSDLLVQFWQRSTGVLTSDCTQGWKVLNIQEIGPGQSFEFSSTDDHSKWAVSTAAASGKAGGWVCVGDINRNKAEERRGGGTVCLQDPTVWKAYRASALKCISCDGGQCDCLATAGR; translated from the exons ATGCATGTGATTTGTCTTGCCCTGCTGATCCTCTACCAAGTACCAGAGGGAAGTGCAGAGCCCATTAGTTGCTATGATGACTTAGGGAAAGCTGTGGACTG GTATTATCTCTACAAACTACCACACCATGAATCCCGTTTTGATGGGTTGAAGTACCTTTTCATGGACAAAGCCACCGAGGGGTGGGCGGACGGTAGAGTGCTGGTGAATGACAGTGCTGGGGCCTTGGGAAGGACAGTTGGGCAATTGTACCAG AGCACTGAAGTgggctacatactgtacaatgaccAGCCACCTACATCAACTTTCGAGGCACGAAGAACTGGGAATGTGGGAAGGAGTGGGGGTCACACTAAAG GAGTTGTGGTTTTTGACAAGAAGCAAGGGTATTGGTTGGTTCACAGCACGCCACACTTCCCACCACCCCAGGACGCCGGAGTATTCTCATACCCAGACACGGGCGTTGTAAATGGGCAGAACTTCATCTGTGTCACCTACCCCCTGGATCACTTTCAGACTATAG GTGAGCAGCTACAGATCAATCAGCCCCATGTATATGGCTGCCATATTCCCGATTCCCTCGCCCCGTCAGTGCAGTCCATGGCCAAGCTGTGCAAACACAACCagggacagggggagagaggaaacgTCAGTCTCGTACACCAGGTTACCAAAATAACCAATCGCAGTGTGGAGCTCACATCACTGGGTGGGACCACCTTTGTCAATTTTGCCAAGGGAGCAACATTTGCAAATG ACCTCTACCACTCCTGGGTGGCTCCTGCCCTTCAGTCGGACCTTCTGGTCCAGTTCTGGCAGCGCTCCACCGGGGTTCTGACCTCTGACTGCACGCAAGGCTGGAAGGTTCTGAACATCCAGGAGATTGGCCCCGGGCAGAGCTTCGAGTTCTCCTCCACAGACGACCACTCCAAGTGGGCTGTTAGCACCGCAGCTGCCTCGGGAAAAGCAGGCGGCTGGGTCTGCGTTGGGGACATTAACCGcaacaaggcagaggagaggagaggtggagggactgTGTGTCTCCAAGACCCCACCGTGTGGAAGGCCTACAGGGCCTCAGCTCTGAAATGCATCTCTTGTGACGGTGGTCAGTGTGACTGTCTTGCAACTGCTGGGAGATAG
- the LOC134445995 gene encoding small ribosomal subunit protein eS1-like, which translates to MAVGKNKRLTKGGKKGAKKKIVDPFSKKDWYDVKAPAMFNIRNLGKTLVSRTQGTRIASDGLKGRVFEVSLADLQNDEVAFRKFKLVTEDVQGKNCLTNFHGMDLTRDKMCSMVKKWQTMIEAHVDVKTTDGYLLRLFCVGFTKKRTNQIRKTSYAQHQQVRQIRKKMMEIMTREVQTNDLKEVVNKLIPDSVGKDIEKACQSIYPLHDVYVRKVKMLKKPKLDLGKLMEMHGDGGSSSTAAKPTAEGDTGVKVERADGYEPPVQESV; encoded by the exons ATGGCTGTAGGCAAGAACAAGAGGCTGACCAAAGGAGGCAAAAAGGGGGCTAAGAAGAAGATTGTTGATCCCTTTTCCAAGAAGGACTGGTATGATGTTAAAGCCCCGGCCATGTTCAACATCCGTAACCTGGGCAAGACGTTGGTGTCCAGGACGCAGGGAACAA GAATCGCCTCCGATGGCCTGAAGGGGCGTGTCTTCGAAGTGAGCCTGGCTGACCTGCAGAATGACGAGGTTGCTTTCCGTAAATTTAAACTTGTCACTGAAGATGTGCAGGGCAAAAACTGCCTTACCAACTTCCATGGCATGGACTTAACCCGTGACAAAATGTGCTCCATGGTCAAGAAGTGGCAGACTATGATTGAGGCACACGTGGATGTGAAGACCACCGATGGGTATCTGCTGCGCCTGTTCTGTGTCGGTTTCACCAAGAAGCGCACCAACCAGATCAGGAAGACCTCTTATGCCCAGCACCAGCAGGTCCGCCAGATCCGTAAGAAGATGATGGAGATTATGACCCGCGAGGTGCAGACCAACGACTTGAAGGAGGTTGTCAACAAGTTGATTCCTGACAGTGTTGGCAAGGACATCGAGAAGGCGTGCCAGTCCATCTACCCTCTGCACGACGTGTACGTGAGGAAGGTGAAGATGCTGAAGAAGCCTAAACTTGATTTGGGCAAACTCATGGAGATGCATGGAGATGGTGGTTCCAGCAGTACCGCAGCCAAACCCACTGCTGAGGGAGACACTGGGGTAAAGGTGGAGCGTGCTGATGGATATGAGCCCCCTGTGCAGGAGTCTGTCTGA